A genomic stretch from Canis lupus baileyi chromosome 3, mCanLup2.hap1, whole genome shotgun sequence includes:
- the PLA2G15 gene encoding lysosomal phospholipase A and acyltransferase isoform X1: MMYREGMPSLDLGSQSPGRDQESQDLDVHSVVMDSKWKCAWKVSRAWLVEEVPGDLGNQLEAKLDKPTVVHYLCSKRTESYFTLWLNLELLLPVIIDCWIDNIRLVYNRTSRATQFPDGVDVRVPGFGKTFSLEFLDPSKSSVGSYFHTMVESLVDWGYIRGEDVRGAPYDWRRAPNENGPYFLALREMIEEMYQLYGGPVVLVAHSMGNMYTLYFLQRQPQAWKNKYIQAFVALGAPWGGVAKTLRVLASGDNNRIPVIRPLKIREQQRSAVSTSWLLPYNYTWSPEKIFVHTPTANYTLRDYHQFFQDIGFKDGWLMRQDTEGLVEAMVPPGVPLHCLYGTGVPTPDSFYYESFPDRDPKICFGDGDGTVNLQSALQCQAWRGHQEHQVSLQALPGSEHIEMLANATTLAYLKRVLLGP; encoded by the exons ATGATGTACAGGGAGGGCATGCCCTCTTTAGATCTGGGTTCACAGAGCCCAGGCCGAGACCAGGAGAGCCAAGATCTGGATGTTCACTCAGTGGTCATGGATTCTAAATGGAAATGTGCTTGGAAGGTGTCAAGAGCATGGCTTGTGGAAGAAG TGCCTGGTGATTTGGGCAACCAGCTGGAGGCAAAGCTAGACAAGCCAACGGTTGTGCACTACCTCTGCTCCAAGAGGACGGAAAGCTACTTCACACTCTGGCTGAATCTCGAACTGCTGCTGCCTGTCATCATTGATTGCTGGATTGACAATatcag GCTGGTCTACAACAGAACATCCCGGGCCACCCAGTTCCCAGATGGTGTGGATGTACGCGTGCCTGGCTTTGGAAAGACTTTCTCACTGGAGTTCCTGGACCCCAGCAAAAGTAGTGTGG GTTCCTATTTCCATACCATGGTAGAGAGCCTTGTGGACTGGGGCTATATACGGGGTGAGGATGTCCGGGGTGCCCCCTACGACTGGCGCCGAGCCCCAA ATGAAAATGGGCCCTACTTCCTGGCCCTCCGGGAGATGATCGAGGAGATGTACCAGCTGTATGGGGGACCTGTGGTGCTGGTTGCCCACAGCATGGGCAACATGTACACACTCTACTTTCTGCAGCGGCAGCCACAGGCCTGGAAGAACAAGTATATTCAAGCATTTGTGGCACTGGGTGCGCCCTGGGGTGGCGTGGCCAAGACTTTGCGTGTCCTGGCCTCAG GAGACAACAATCGGATCCCCGTCATTAGGCCCCTGAAGATCCGGGAGCAGCAGCGCTCAGCCGTCTCCACCAGCTGGCTGCTGCCTTATAACTACACCTGGTCACCTGAAAAGATCTTCGTGCATACGCCCACAGCCAACTACACGCTGCGGGACTATCACCAGTTCTTCCAGGATATTGGCTTCAAAGATGGATGGCTCATGCGGCAGGACACGGAGGGGCTGGTGGAAGCCATGGTGCCGCCCGGCGTGCCGCTGCACTGCCTCTATGGCACTGGTGTCCCCACGCCAGACTCCTTCTACTATGAGAGCTTCCCAGACCGTGATCCCAAAATCTGCTTTGGCGACGGTGACGGCACCGTGAACTTGCAGAGTGCCCTGCAGTGCCAGGCCTGGCGTGGCCACCAGGAGCACCAAGTGTCTTTGCAGGCACTGCCAGGCAGCGAGCACATAGAGATGCTGGCCAATGCCACTACCTTGGCCTATCTGAAACGTGTGCTCCTTGGGCCCTGA
- the PLA2G15 gene encoding lysosomal phospholipase A and acyltransferase isoform X2 has protein sequence MGLRRGPCPAALLPGGFLFLLLLADPALLAGRRPPVVLVPGDLGNQLEAKLDKPTVVHYLCSKRTESYFTLWLNLELLLPVIIDCWIDNIRLVYNRTSRATQFPDGVDVRVPGFGKTFSLEFLDPSKSSVGSYFHTMVESLVDWGYIRGEDVRGAPYDWRRAPNENGPYFLALREMIEEMYQLYGGPVVLVAHSMGNMYTLYFLQRQPQAWKNKYIQAFVALGAPWGGVAKTLRVLASGDNNRIPVIRPLKIREQQRSAVSTSWLLPYNYTWSPEKIFVHTPTANYTLRDYHQFFQDIGFKDGWLMRQDTEGLVEAMVPPGVPLHCLYGTGVPTPDSFYYESFPDRDPKICFGDGDGTVNLQSALQCQAWRGHQEHQVSLQALPGSEHIEMLANATTLAYLKRVLLGP, from the exons ATGGGCCTTCGCCGCGGTCCCTGCCCTGCGGCGCTGCTCCCGGGGGGCTTCCTGTTCCTCCTGCTGCTGGCAGACCCGGCGCTCCTCGCTGGACGCCGCCCTCCGGTGGTGCTAG TGCCTGGTGATTTGGGCAACCAGCTGGAGGCAAAGCTAGACAAGCCAACGGTTGTGCACTACCTCTGCTCCAAGAGGACGGAAAGCTACTTCACACTCTGGCTGAATCTCGAACTGCTGCTGCCTGTCATCATTGATTGCTGGATTGACAATatcag GCTGGTCTACAACAGAACATCCCGGGCCACCCAGTTCCCAGATGGTGTGGATGTACGCGTGCCTGGCTTTGGAAAGACTTTCTCACTGGAGTTCCTGGACCCCAGCAAAAGTAGTGTGG GTTCCTATTTCCATACCATGGTAGAGAGCCTTGTGGACTGGGGCTATATACGGGGTGAGGATGTCCGGGGTGCCCCCTACGACTGGCGCCGAGCCCCAA ATGAAAATGGGCCCTACTTCCTGGCCCTCCGGGAGATGATCGAGGAGATGTACCAGCTGTATGGGGGACCTGTGGTGCTGGTTGCCCACAGCATGGGCAACATGTACACACTCTACTTTCTGCAGCGGCAGCCACAGGCCTGGAAGAACAAGTATATTCAAGCATTTGTGGCACTGGGTGCGCCCTGGGGTGGCGTGGCCAAGACTTTGCGTGTCCTGGCCTCAG GAGACAACAATCGGATCCCCGTCATTAGGCCCCTGAAGATCCGGGAGCAGCAGCGCTCAGCCGTCTCCACCAGCTGGCTGCTGCCTTATAACTACACCTGGTCACCTGAAAAGATCTTCGTGCATACGCCCACAGCCAACTACACGCTGCGGGACTATCACCAGTTCTTCCAGGATATTGGCTTCAAAGATGGATGGCTCATGCGGCAGGACACGGAGGGGCTGGTGGAAGCCATGGTGCCGCCCGGCGTGCCGCTGCACTGCCTCTATGGCACTGGTGTCCCCACGCCAGACTCCTTCTACTATGAGAGCTTCCCAGACCGTGATCCCAAAATCTGCTTTGGCGACGGTGACGGCACCGTGAACTTGCAGAGTGCCCTGCAGTGCCAGGCCTGGCGTGGCCACCAGGAGCACCAAGTGTCTTTGCAGGCACTGCCAGGCAGCGAGCACATAGAGATGCTGGCCAATGCCACTACCTTGGCCTATCTGAAACGTGTGCTCCTTGGGCCCTGA